TCGGTGTCTTCCAGCCTGAAGAGGGAGATCAGAACGTGGACATGACGCTCGCCGAACTGGCCGATCGGGTACGCCGCGAAAGCGGGCTTGCCGTTACCGCTCGTGACCTGGAGCGGATTCTCGCCGCGCTCCAGGCCTCGGAGGACATCTGGCGGATCGTGGACCTGGCCCCGGTGCCGATGATGGCCACCTGCCAAGGCTTGCACGCCCTGGCCGGGATCGGCTGGGTAACGTGGGCGAATGGGCGCGTCCGGCTGACCCCGGCCGGGGACCGGGCGTGTCGCAAGCTCGCCATCGCCGCGGCCCAGGAGCTCAAGTGCCCCCGCTGCGGCGGACGGGGGGTGGAACTAAGCCCCCTTCGGGAGGTGGCGGCCGCGTTCCATCGCATCGCCCGCGGCCGGCCGGAGGCATCCCAAGAATTCGACCAGGGCTACGTGACCGAGGACAGCACCATCGCCCGGGTCGCGTTCATGTGGGCGAAGGGGGATCTCGCGGGGAAGGACCTCCTGGTGCTCGGGGACGACGACCTTGTATCCATCGCTGTCGCCCTCACCCGGGCCCCCCGACGGGTGGTGGTGCTGGACATCGACCCGCGGATCGTGAACTTCGTCGCCGAGGCCGCCCGCGCCGAGGGGCTCGCCGTCGATGCCCGCCAACACGACCTACGGGAACCCTTGCCCGAGGAGCTGCGCGGCCGGTTCGACACGTTCTTCTGCGACCCCACCGAGAGCCTACGTGGGTTCCTCGCGTTCGCGGGGCGGGGCCTCGCCGCCCTACGGGGGCCGGGGTGCGCCGGGTACCTCGGGCTCACCCGGTACGAGGCGTCCCTCACCAAGTGGCGGGACATCCAGCGGGAGCTCCTCGCCGCGGGAGGGGTGTTGACCGACGTCGTGGACGATTTCCATACGTACGTGAACTGGCCGTACATCGACTCGATGCGCGCCTGGGACCGGCTCCCGGTGAAACGGGTCCCGGGGCGGGACGAGCCCTGGTACCGGTCGGCCTTGATCCGGGTGGAGCTGGTGGAGGCGGCGCGGGTGGAGAACCCACGCTACACGGGAGACATCTTCAACGATGAGGAGGCGGCAACGACATGATCAGGGAAACCATCAACCACGCGTGTCTTGTGTCCGGGGCGGCCGAGGGGGCTACTGAGCTGAACGCGTTCGATGGCGCCCTGCTCGCGGCGGGGATCGGGGATCTCAACCTGATCAAGGTGTCGAGCATCATGCCCCCCCACGTGGTGCTGGAGAAGGCAGTCCCCAAGCTCCCGCCAGGGGCGTTCGTGCTCGTGGTCTACGCCGCCCGCACGTCCAGCACGGCCGGGGAGACGCTGGCCGCGGCGGTGGCCGCGGGCCGTGCCAAGAACGGGTTCGGGGTGATCATGGAGGCCACCGGGCGATCCCGGGCCGAGGTGGAGGAGGCGGTGCGGATGAAGGTCGCCGAGGCGTTTCGGGTGCGCAACCTTGAGCTTGAGGAGGTGCACGTGGCCGCGGCCGAGCACCGGGTGGTGCGGTGTGGTGGTGTGGTCGCGGCGTGCCTTTTCTTCTAAAATTGGCCCGTGACCCAGGTCACGGCGTCCGGGACATGGCCAAGCCCGTTTGGGAGCACCAAATGGGCTATATGTTTGGCCAAATCTACCCCGGGGAGGAGGTGAAAGATGAAAGAGCTCGGGAGGCAGCTCGTGGTCGAGTTATGGGAGTGCGAACGCAATACCAACGAGCCGGAGGAGATCCGAAAGGCCCTACGCCGGGCGGCAGATCGGGCCAAGGCCACCTTGGTGGACGTCCAGGTCCACACGTTCAACCCGCACGGGGTGTCCGGAGTGGCGGTGATCGCCGAATCCCACATCTCCGTGCACACGTGGCCGGAGCTCGGCTACGTCGCCCTGGACGTGTTCACCTGCGGGGAGAAGGTGCTCCCCAAGGCCGCGGTGGAGGTCTTTTGCGAGCTCTTCCGCCCCCAGCGGACCAGCCTGCTGGAGATCAAGCGGGGGATCCAGTTATGAGTGCGGGAAGACGACGCGGGGAAGATTGGTTATGCGAAGAGCAGACGGCAGGCGCGCGACTGTGCCTGCACGTGGAGCGCTGGCTCGTCCGCCGGAGGTCGCCGTACCAGGCGCTTGAGCTGGCCGTGACCCGTGATCACGGCCGGGTGATGGCCCTGGACGGGAAGTTCATGCTCTCCGAGCGCGACGAGCCTTTTTATCACGAGATGCTGGTCCACCCCGCGATGCTCGTTCACGAGGCCCCGGAGCGCGTGCTCATCGTGGGAGGCGGCGACGGCGGCGCCCTGCGGGAGGCGCTCCGGCACCGCACGGTGAAGAGGGCCGTGGTGGTGGAAATCGATCAAGCGGTGATCGACGCGTCCCGCGAACACCTCCCGAGCGTCCACCACGGGTCGTTCGACGATCCGCGAGCCCGGATCGTGGTCTCCCCGGGCGAGGCGTTCCTTCCCGAGCACCCGGACACGTACGACGTGATCCTGGTGGACTCCACTGATCCCATCGGTCCGGGGAAGGCCCTGTTTCAAGCGGAGTTCCTGGCCGCGTGTCGGCGGGCGCTGCGCCCGGGCGGGGTGATCGCCCTCCAGGCGGGGACCCCGTTCTACTGGCCGGAGGAGCTGGAGCATCTGCTCCGCGAGCTGGGCCGCCTCTTCCCCTACGTGGGGGCGTACCTCGGGTTTGTGCCGCTCTACCCCTCCGGCATGTGGGCGTACGCCATCGCCGGGGACCGAGACTTGCGGGCGGAGGAGACCGCGGTCCCTGAGAGATACGCGAGCCGCGGGCTCACCACCCGGTACTACACCCCGGACCTCCACCGGGCGGCGTTCGTCCTCCCCAGGTTCGTGGAGGAGTTGGTCAGGCGCGCCCTGGGGGGCGAGGGATGACCGGGCTCCTTCGGTTCCTCGCCGCCGACACCCCGTTTTCCCAGGCCCGGGTGGCCATCCTCGGGGTGCCCCTCGAACGCACCGTTTCCTTCCGCGGTGGCCCTGCGCAAGCTCCGACCGCGATCCGAGCCGTCTCCGACTCGGTTGAATCCTATTCGTCTTTGTTCCGGTGCGATCTGGCCCAGGTAGGGGTCTGCGACCTGGGGGACGTGGACACCCACGGTCCGCTCCTAAAGGTGCTGGAGAACGCGGAGGCCGAGGTGGGGCGGATCCTCAGAGCCGACAAGGCCCCGGTGGTCCTGGGTGGGGAGCACACGGTAGCCCTGCCGGCGGTGCGGGCGGCGGCCTCTCGAGGCCCGGTCCAGGTCGTGGCCCTGGACGCCCATTCCGACCTGCGCGACGCGTACCTGGGAGAGCAGATCTGCCACGCCACCGTGCTCCGGCGGGTGAGCGAGGTCGCAACGCGGCTCGTCATCGTGGGGGCGCGCTCGTTCTTCGGGGGAGAAGCGGACGAACCGTTCTTCGCCCGACCCGACGAGATCGGCGCGCGCCTCGATCCCAAGCTCCCGGTATGGCTGACCCTAGACCTGGACGCGCTTGACCCCTCCCTGTGCCCGGGGGTGACCAACCCCGAGCCCGGCGGGCTCTCCTACCACGAGGTGATCGCGATCTGGCGCGAGCTCTCCCGGTTCCAGGTGGTGGGGATGGACCTCGTGGAGCTGGCCCCCCCGTTCGACCCCTCCGGGGTGTCCGCGGTCTGCGCGGCCAAGCTGGTCCTGGAAGCGATCTGCGCCTTCTGGAGAACGAAATCCAGCCCTGTCCACTAGAGGACCACAATTTGCCTCGTTCCGTCCGGTCGAATACAGTGCGGCAACCTGTGTCAGGGGGGTGGAAGCTGTGCGTTGGATCTTGGGATGGATCACGGGAGGGGGGATCGCCGCGTTCTTCTTCGGTTGGATCATCCAGATGCTGTGGAACCGGATCGTCGTTGGCCACCTGGAGCTCTTGAAGCCCCTCTCCTACCTCCAGGCGGCCGGGCTGTGGTTCCTCATCGCCCTGCTCTTCGCCTGGGTCGGGGCGCGCGCCTCCTGGCGGAGGTGGCGCCACTGATCGGAGACATGCGGCGGGTGCGTTGACGTCTGCCCCAAGAGCGTGATCCGGTACAGGTTCAGCCGTCGCTGGTCCCCGGCACCTTGCCGCCGGGTCACGTCGCACCTTGACGGGAGCCGAACGCCTGGGCTAACATGGACTGGCCGAAGGGGTTTCCCTCCTCGCTGCCAAGTCCTTGGGGGCGTAGCTCAGCTTGGGAGAGCGCCGGCTTTGCAAGCCGGAGGTCGGCGGTTCGATCCCGCTCGCCTCCACCAGTCCTTGTTCGCCTGTCTTCATCCTCTCCCGCCAGGGGAGAGGAAAGAGGCGAAGCCAGGGGGCTTAAGCTAACCCCAGCAGGGCGTCGATGCGCGCCCGGTCGAAGCCGACCACGATCTCCCCATCGAGCTCCACCACCGGTACGCCTTGCTGCCCGGACTTGCGGATCATCTCCAGCGCCGCCGCGTAGTCCGCAGCCACGTCGATATCGGTGTAGGGAATGCCCCGTTCATCCAGGTACCGCTTCACCGCACGACACCAAGGGCACGTCGGGTGCTGTACACGGTCACTTGATGGCCCATCGCTTACCCTCCTTCTTGAGCTCCACGAGGATCCCAGCTCGGAGGAGCTGCGCCACGAGCGGCGTCAGGCTGATCCAGTGCATCCGCCCCTGCCGGGTCCGTCGCACCAGCCCTGTTTCCTCCAACGTCCGCAGGTGGTAGGACAGGGCCGGGGTCGACATCCCCAACGCCCGGGCGATCTCCCCGCAATGGGGGCCTTCCTCGGCGAGGAGGAGCCCCACGATCGCCAATCGCTCCGGGCTCGACAGGGCGGCGAACGCCTTGGCCAGCTCTGGAACCCCCGGTTTGTCCATCGCCGCCAGTATAGCTGGGCCCACAGTGATTTCAATGGTTGTTTAAACGTTGAACCCCGAACACGGCTGGGGTAACCTCGCCCCGGAGGCGATCATGGAGGCCAAGGTCGTTTGGCACGAGAAGATGCGGTTCGTGGCGGTTGGCCCGTCCGGCCACGCCGTGCTCATGGACTCCTCTCCCGAGGTGGGAGGGGAGGACTCCGCCCCCCGCCCCACCGAGCTCCTCCTCGCCGCTCTGGGCGGATGCACGGCGATGGACGTCGTGTCCATCCTGGGCAAGATGCGCACTCCCCCCAGGCGCCTGGAGATCCTGATCTCCGCGGAACGGGCCACGGAACATCCCAAAGCCCTGCGCAAAATCCACCTGACGTACCGGGCCGAGGGGGTGCCCGAGGAGAGCCTGCACCGGGCGGCCCAACTCTCCCAGGAACGGTACTGCTCGGTCGCCCATTCCCTGTCCTCTGAGCTCTCGTTCGCGGTGGAGGCCCTGCCCTAAAGGAGCTCGAGGAGCCGCTCCAGCTCAACCCCCTCGGCCACCATCCGGTCGAGCAGGGCGAGCTGAGGCTCCCCCACCTGAAGGGTCCGCCCGACCAGCCGTTCCGCGGTCTCGGCCACGGTCATCGTGTCCTGGGGAGCCACGGCCAGCGTCACCCCCCGTCCCACGGCCTGGGTCACGATCGCCCGCTCCGGGCGCAGCCCCCCGCTCAGGATGATCGCCCGCACCCGCGGGGAGGCCAGCGCCGCGGCCTGGATGTCGGTACGGTCTCCGCCGGTGACCACTGCCAGTTGCCCGGGGATGCGCCGGAGGTACCGCAGGGCCGCGTCTCCGCCCATCGCCCCCACCAGGAACCGCTCCACCTCTGCCGCCTGGTTCCCCTCCACCACCACCTCCGCCCCCAGGGCGTCGATCACTTCCCGAATGCGCACCGTGTGCAGTTGCCGCTCGAACGGGATCACCCCAAGCACCGGCACACCCCGCTCCTCCAGGAACGGAACGGCGAACCCCCGGACCTCCTCCAGCTCGGTGTCCGGCGAGACCTCGTTGAGCACCGCCCCCACCAGCCGTACCTCGCTGGCGACGATGCGCACCGCGGCGAGCACCCGGTCCACCGTGGGCTCCCCCCGGTAGCGGGCGACGAGGAGGACGGAGGCCCCCAGGCGGGCGGCCACGGCCATGTCCGACATCCCCGACAAAAGCCCCCTGCCCAGCCACTCCCGACCTTCCAGAATCAGCACGTCCGCGTCCACCGTGGCCAGGGCGTCGATGCGCGCCCACGCCTCGGCCGGGGGCCGCCACACCCGCGGCACCTGCCCCCCGAGTACGGGGACGATGGCCTCCGGCGGCTCGGCCAAGCCCAGGGCTGCCGCCGCCACCTCCGCGTCTTGGTCGAACGGCCGGCCCTGCCGGTAGGCATTGGCCCAGCCCACCGGCTTGCGGTAGGCCACGGACATCCCCCGGCACCTCATCCGTCGCGCCAAGCCCATCGCCAGCGCGGTCTTGCCCGCCTTCTCCTCCACCCCTGCGATGTACAGCTTCTTCATCCGTCCTCCCCGGATATGGTAAGCCGCAGGTCCACCGCCACCACGCGGTCTGGATAGCAAATGAGCGGGTTCACGTCCAACTCCACGATCTCTGGGAAGTCCACCGCCAGGTGGCCGATCCGTCCCACCACCTCCACCAGGGCCGGGACGTCCACCGGCGGCTGGCCCCGGATCCCCTGGAGGAGGGGGAACCCCTTGATCCGCCGCACCAGGTCTTCCGCCTCCGCCCGCGACAACGGGGCCACGCCGAACGCCACGTCCTGCATTACCTCCACGTGGATCCCGCCGAGGCCGAACATCACGAGCGGCCCGAACGCGGGGTCCCTGGCCACGCCCACGATCACCTCCCGCCCGGGGGACAGGAGCTCTTGGACGAGGATCCCGTCGATCGGGGTCCCAGGGAACCGGTTTCGGATCAACTGGAGCATGTGCCAGGCCGTCTCCTCCACCTGGTCCACGGATACCCCCACCCGCACCGCGCCCACGTCGGACTTGTGGGTGAGTTCCGGAGAGGTCACCTTGAGCACCACCCTCTCTCCAAGCTCCCGAGCCACCCGGGCCGCCTCCGTCGGGGAGCGGACGAGCTCCCCCCTGGCCACCGGGATCCCGTACGCGGCAAGAAGGTCCATCGCCTCCACCCCGAGGCGGGGTCGGCCGTGGGCGGCCGCCGTCTCCAGCAGGCGCCGGGCCCGGGCGCGGTCGGCCTCGGGCGGCTGCGGCTCCTGGGCGCAGTCGGCGCGGATGGCCGCATAGTGGGCGAGCACGGCCAGGGCCCGCACCGCCCGGGCCGGATCGAAAAACGACGGGATCCCCGCCGCCCGTAGGGTCCCTGCCGCCTCCTCCCCCAGCTCCCCGGCCATGAAGCTCGCCACCACCGGCTTGGCGAACTGGCGGCTGGCGTCGGCCACGATGGTCGCCAGCTCGGCGAACGAAAGGATGGGGTGGGGGGCGGACAGGGCCACCACCATGTCCACGCCGGGATCGCTCAGCACCAGATCCACCGCTTCCCGGTACCGGTCGGCGTGGGCATCGCCGAGGATGTCCACCGGGTTGTAGATGTTGGCCGCGGCCGGCATGCGCTTGGCGAGCGTGTGCACGGTGCGCTCGGATAGGCGGGCCACCTCGAGGCCCTCCCACTCCACGGCGTCGGTGGCCATCACCCCGGCCCCCCCGGCGTTGGTGACGATCCCCACCCGGCGCCCCCGCGGCGAGGGCTGTCGGGCCAGCGCGTACGCGTAGTCGAACAGCTCCTCCACCGTGCGGGCGCGGATGATCCCGCACTTGCGGAACGCGGCCGTATAGGCCTGGTCCGAGCCGGCCATGGTCCCGGTGTGGGAGGACACCGCCCGCGCCCCGGCCTCGGCCCGGCCGGCCTTCAGCACCACCACCGGTTTGTCCCGCGTCACCTGGCGGGCGATGCGCATGAACTGGGGGCCGTCCTGGACTCCCTCGAGGTAGGCGATGATGACCCGCGTCTCCGGGTCTTGGGCAAATGCAAGCAAGAAATCGTTCTCGCCCAGCACGGCCTTGTTGCCCAGGGAAACGACGTGGGAGAACCCAAGCCGCTCCTTCCACGCCCAGTCCAGAACCGACGTGCAGAACGCGCCAGATTGGGACATGAACGCGATCTCCCCCGGGAGGGCCCCGCGGGGGGCAAACGTCGCGTTCAGCCCGGCCCGGGTGGAGATGAGGCCCAACACGTTAGGGCCGAGCACGTTCATCCCGTACTGGCGAGCGATCCGCACCAGTTCACGCTCCCGCTGCGCCCCCTCCACCCCGCACTCCTTGAACCCGGCGGTGACCACCACCGCGCTGGTGATCCCCTTCCTCCCGCACGCGTCGAGGACGTCGAGCACGGCCTCGGTGGGGACGACGATCACCGCGAGATCCACCGCCTCGGGCAGCGCCTCCACCGACGGGACGCACGGGCGTCCCATCAGCTCTTCGTACTTGGGGTTCACCGCGTACGCCGGGCCGGAGAAGGAAGAGGAGACGTTGGCGAACAGGGCATGGCCGACCTTCCCAGGGGTGGAGGACGCGCCGATCACCGCCACCGACTTGGGAAAGAGCAGATCGTCCAGGTTTTTCATCATGGCGCCTCATGGTAGCCGCCTCCGCGGGTTCTCCACAACCCCTGCACCGTTCCTCGATACCTAGGGAGGATGATCCTCCCGGTGGCGAGATCGACGCGAGAGCCCGACCACCAGAACCGCCCAACCGGAGAGGGGGTCGGGGGATACCTCGACCCCTCTGCGGTTTGGAGGTAGGCTCATGGAGATGAAGACGATCCTGGTGGTGGAGGACGAGCGGGAGATCGTCCGCATGGTCCAGGCCTACCTCATGCGCGAGGGCTACCGGGTGGAGGTGGCGTTCGACGGCGACGAGGGCTGGGCCCGCTTCAAAACCCTCCAGCCGGACCTGGTGATCCTCGACCTCTTGCTCCCCGGGATGCACGGCCTGGAGGTGGCGCGGCGCATCCGCCAGGGGTCGCCAACCCCGATCATCATGCTCACCGCCCGGGCGGAGGAGGCGGACCGGGTGGCCGGCCTGGAGATGGGAGCCGACGACTACGTGACCAAACCGTTCAGCCTCCGGGAGCTCGCGGCACGGGTGCGAGCGGTGCTGCGGCGCACCGAAGGGGGACCAACCCCGGAGGTCATCCACGCCGATCCGCTCACCGTGGACCTCGCCGCGCGGGAGGCGCGCCTGAACGGAGAGCTCGTGGACCTCACCCCCACCGAGTTCGACCTCCTCGCCCACCTCGCCCGGTATCCGGGGCGGGTGTTCACCCGTCGGGAGCTCCTCGAGGCTCTACAAGAACGGTCCTACGCGACGCTGCCCCGCACGGTGGACTCCCACGTGAAGAACCTGCGCCGCAAGCTCGAGCCGGACCCGGACAAGCCCACGTTCATCCTCACCGTACACGGGGTGGGCTACAAGTTCCGCCCTGCCCACGAGGAGGGGTAAGGTGTCCTTCCGCCTGAAGCTGATCGGAGCATTGGTCCTCACCGCCCTCCTCGCGGTAGGGGGGACCTACCTTCTCACTACCCGCGGGGTGAGCGCGCGCTTCGACGCGTTCCGCGCCCAGAACCGCCAGCTGGCCGCCCAGGACCTGGCATGCCTCCTCGGCGAGTACTGGCGGGCCAACGGGTCATGGACTGGAGTCGAACGCCTGTTCTCCGCGCAAACGGCGATCTTTTACCGCGGGAAGCTTGTGTACCAACGGAGCGTGCTAAGCCAGTATGTGCTCCTGGGAGAGGAGTTTCGGGTCATTGCGAGCGCGGGGCGAACGTCCACCGAGCGTGAGGATTGGCGCCGCATGGCTGCCCAAGATGGGATCCCGATCGAGGTGAGCGGAAAACAGGTCGGGACGTTGGTGCCCCTGGATGTGGCCAGCTTGACCCCGTTGGAGGAGGACTTCCTCGCCTCGGTACGCCGGGCCGCCTTCATCGGCGGGGTGGTGGCCCTTACGGTGGCTGCCCTCCTTGGGGGGAGCCTGGCAATGCAGCTGTCCGCACCGTTGCGTCGGCTCATCCACGCCACCGAGCGCATCGCCCAAGGGGATCTGGCCCATCGCGTGGCCGTCCGCACCCGGGACGAGATCGGGCGCCTGGCCCACTCCCTCAACCGGATGGCCGAGGCGCTGGAGCGCTCGGAGAAGGCCCGTCGGAACCTACTCGCCGATGTGGCCCACGAGCTGCGGACCCCGCTCACGGTGATCCGAGGGAACCTGGAGGCGATGCTGGACGGGGTGTTCCCCTTGTCGCCCGAGGGGGTGGCCCCGGTGTACGAGGAGACGTTGCACCTGGGGGAGCTCGTGGAGGACCTGCGGA
This genomic interval from Candidatus Acetothermia bacterium contains the following:
- a CDS encoding AAA family ATPase translates to MKKLYIAGVEEKAGKTALAMGLARRMRCRGMSVAYRKPVGWANAYRQGRPFDQDAEVAAAALGLAEPPEAIVPVLGGQVPRVWRPPAEAWARIDALATVDADVLILEGREWLGRGLLSGMSDMAVAARLGASVLLVARYRGEPTVDRVLAAVRIVASEVRLVGAVLNEVSPDTELEEVRGFAVPFLEERGVPVLGVIPFERQLHTVRIREVIDALGAEVVVEGNQAAEVERFLVGAMGGDAALRYLRRIPGQLAVVTGGDRTDIQAAALASPRVRAIILSGGLRPERAIVTQAVGRGVTLAVAPQDTMTVAETAERLVGRTLQVGEPQLALLDRMVAEGVELERLLELL
- a CDS encoding arginine decarboxylase, pyruvoyl-dependent, with the translated sequence MIRETINHACLVSGAAEGATELNAFDGALLAAGIGDLNLIKVSSIMPPHVVLEKAVPKLPPGAFVLVVYAARTSSTAGETLAAAVAAGRAKNGFGVIMEATGRSRAEVEEAVRMKVAEAFRVRNLELEEVHVAAAEHRVVRCGGVVAACLFF
- a CDS encoding metalloregulator ArsR/SmtB family transcription factor codes for the protein MDKPGVPELAKAFAALSSPERLAIVGLLLAEEGPHCGEIARALGMSTPALSYHLRTLEETGLVRRTRQGRMHWISLTPLVAQLLRAGILVELKKEGKRWAIK
- a CDS encoding acetate--CoA ligase family protein translates to MMKNLDDLLFPKSVAVIGASSTPGKVGHALFANVSSSFSGPAYAVNPKYEELMGRPCVPSVEALPEAVDLAVIVVPTEAVLDVLDACGRKGITSAVVVTAGFKECGVEGAQRERELVRIARQYGMNVLGPNVLGLISTRAGLNATFAPRGALPGEIAFMSQSGAFCTSVLDWAWKERLGFSHVVSLGNKAVLGENDFLLAFAQDPETRVIIAYLEGVQDGPQFMRIARQVTRDKPVVVLKAGRAEAGARAVSSHTGTMAGSDQAYTAAFRKCGIIRARTVEELFDYAYALARQPSPRGRRVGIVTNAGGAGVMATDAVEWEGLEVARLSERTVHTLAKRMPAAANIYNPVDILGDAHADRYREAVDLVLSDPGVDMVVALSAPHPILSFAELATIVADASRQFAKPVVASFMAGELGEEAAGTLRAAGIPSFFDPARAVRALAVLAHYAAIRADCAQEPQPPEADRARARRLLETAAAHGRPRLGVEAMDLLAAYGIPVARGELVRSPTEAARVARELGERVVLKVTSPELTHKSDVGAVRVGVSVDQVEETAWHMLQLIRNRFPGTPIDGILVQELLSPGREVIVGVARDPAFGPLVMFGLGGIHVEVMQDVAFGVAPLSRAEAEDLVRRIKGFPLLQGIRGQPPVDVPALVEVVGRIGHLAVDFPEIVELDVNPLICYPDRVVAVDLRLTISGEDG
- a CDS encoding bis-aminopropyl spermidine synthase family protein, which produces MTLAELADRVRRESGLAVTARDLERILAALQASEDIWRIVDLAPVPMMATCQGLHALAGIGWVTWANGRVRLTPAGDRACRKLAIAAAQELKCPRCGGRGVELSPLREVAAAFHRIARGRPEASQEFDQGYVTEDSTIARVAFMWAKGDLAGKDLLVLGDDDLVSIAVALTRAPRRVVVLDIDPRIVNFVAEAARAEGLAVDARQHDLREPLPEELRGRFDTFFCDPTESLRGFLAFAGRGLAALRGPGCAGYLGLTRYEASLTKWRDIQRELLAAGGVLTDVVDDFHTYVNWPYIDSMRAWDRLPVKRVPGRDEPWYRSALIRVELVEAARVENPRYTGDIFNDEEAATT
- the speE gene encoding polyamine aminopropyltransferase translates to MSAGRRRGEDWLCEEQTAGARLCLHVERWLVRRRSPYQALELAVTRDHGRVMALDGKFMLSERDEPFYHEMLVHPAMLVHEAPERVLIVGGGDGGALREALRHRTVKRAVVVEIDQAVIDASREHLPSVHHGSFDDPRARIVVSPGEAFLPEHPDTYDVILVDSTDPIGPGKALFQAEFLAACRRALRPGGVIALQAGTPFYWPEELEHLLRELGRLFPYVGAYLGFVPLYPSGMWAYAIAGDRDLRAEETAVPERYASRGLTTRYYTPDLHRAAFVLPRFVEELVRRALGGEG
- a CDS encoding response regulator transcription factor; the protein is MKTILVVEDEREIVRMVQAYLMREGYRVEVAFDGDEGWARFKTLQPDLVILDLLLPGMHGLEVARRIRQGSPTPIIMLTARAEEADRVAGLEMGADDYVTKPFSLRELAARVRAVLRRTEGGPTPEVIHADPLTVDLAAREARLNGELVDLTPTEFDLLAHLARYPGRVFTRRELLEALQERSYATLPRTVDSHVKNLRRKLEPDPDKPTFILTVHGVGYKFRPAHEEG
- the speB gene encoding agmatinase → MTGLLRFLAADTPFSQARVAILGVPLERTVSFRGGPAQAPTAIRAVSDSVESYSSLFRCDLAQVGVCDLGDVDTHGPLLKVLENAEAEVGRILRADKAPVVLGGEHTVALPAVRAAASRGPVQVVALDAHSDLRDAYLGEQICHATVLRRVSEVATRLVIVGARSFFGGEADEPFFARPDEIGARLDPKLPVWLTLDLDALDPSLCPGVTNPEPGGLSYHEVIAIWRELSRFQVVGMDLVELAPPFDPSGVSAVCAAKLVLEAICAFWRTKSSPVH
- a CDS encoding ATP-binding protein, whose translation is MSFRLKLIGALVLTALLAVGGTYLLTTRGVSARFDAFRAQNRQLAAQDLACLLGEYWRANGSWTGVERLFSAQTAIFYRGKLVYQRSVLSQYVLLGEEFRVIASAGRTSTEREDWRRMAAQDGIPIEVSGKQVGTLVPLDVASLTPLEEDFLASVRRAAFIGGVVALTVAALLGGSLAMQLSAPLRRLIHATERIAQGDLAHRVAVRTRDEIGRLAHSLNRMAEALERSEKARRNLLADVAHELRTPLTVIRGNLEAMLDGVFPLSPEGVAPVYEETLHLGELVEDLRTLTLAEAGHLPLARVKADLGELVRAAAEAVRPTAAEEGVTIAVETEPNLHADVDPRRIRQVLGNLLSNALRYSPAGGTITVTAARRGNEAWVSVRDQGPGIPPEDLPHMFERFFKTDKSRAEGGTGLGLAIARELVQAHGGRIWVESPDGAAFTFALPALDPDPNIS
- a CDS encoding OsmC family protein, whose amino-acid sequence is MNPEHGWGNLAPEAIMEAKVVWHEKMRFVAVGPSGHAVLMDSSPEVGGEDSAPRPTELLLAALGGCTAMDVVSILGKMRTPPRRLEILISAERATEHPKALRKIHLTYRAEGVPEESLHRAAQLSQERYCSVAHSLSSELSFAVEALP
- the speD gene encoding adenosylmethionine decarboxylase — its product is MKELGRQLVVELWECERNTNEPEEIRKALRRAADRAKATLVDVQVHTFNPHGVSGVAVIAESHISVHTWPELGYVALDVFTCGEKVLPKAAVEVFCELFRPQRTSLLEIKRGIQL